One Euphorbia lathyris chromosome 1, ddEupLath1.1, whole genome shotgun sequence DNA segment encodes these proteins:
- the LOC136210613 gene encoding uncharacterized protein has protein sequence MALRLEMLKATGFNKRCGLGLLRWAHVAAMPPPLDGSIHSSIAPPHMVLPEFDRNPDSGSDRYNNNLGFGSMELMAVPKRKTTPHKRGIRNGPKALKPTPVIIRCRSCGRVKLPHFYCCSGDRGKTDEQNN, from the exons ATGGCATTAAGATTGGAGATGCTAAAAGCCACCGGCTTTAACAAAAGATGCGGCTTAGGTCTTCTGAGGTGGGCCCATGTTGCTGCCATGCCTCCGCCGTTGGATGGGTCAATCCATAGCTCGATCGCCCCTCCACATATGGTTTTGCCCGAGTTCGATCGCAACCCAGATAGCGGCAGTGATAGGTACAACAACAACTTAGGGTTTGGATCCATGGAATTGATGGCCGTTCCTAAAAGGAAG ACTACTCCTCATAAGAGAGGCATAAGAAATGGACCAAAAGCTTTAAAACCAACTCCAGTGATTATTCGTTGCAG GAGTTGTGGTAGGGTTAAGCTGCCGCACTTTTACTGTTGCAGCGGAGACAGGGGGAAGACTGATGAGCAAAATAATTGA
- the LOC136210614 gene encoding probable protein S-acyltransferase 14: MLKSGGAGVMAWNVFRFCTALRALGSIMMVFVIAITGVTYYVVVIADYGPALFHGGLDSLISVVVLLLFHFLLVMLLWSYFSTVLTDPGGVGPNWRPSVDEERGEADPLMGLQHSGGDLSLNQARVHDKPADQRIRFCRKCNQFKPPRCHHCSVCGRCILKMDHHCVWVVNCVGAKNYKYFLLFMFYTFLETTLVTLSLLRLFVAFFTDDGEINETPGTLVATFVTFVLNLSFALSVMGFLIMHIALVLANTTTIEAYEKRINPKWEYDLGRKKNFEQVFGMDKKYWFIPAYSEDDLRRMPALKGLEYPTRPDLDELQQL, encoded by the exons atgctaaaatcgGGAGGGGCAGGAGTAATGGCATGGAACGTCTTCAGGTTCTGCACCGCCCTGCGTGCCCTTGGCTCTATAATGATGGTTTTTGTCATTGCCATAACTGGGGTCACCTATTATGTCGTTGTTATAGCCGATTATGGTCCAGCTCTCTTTCACGGCGGCCTTGATTCGCTTATTTCTGTTGTTGTCTTGCTTTTGTTCCATTTTTTG TTGGTGATGCTATTATGGAGCTACTTCTCTACTGTTTTAACGGATCCTGGTGGTGTTGGACCAAATTGGAGACCATCAGTGGACGAGGAGAGAGGTGAGGCAGATCCATTAATGGGGTTACAGCATAGTGGTGGAGATTTAAGTTTGAACCAGGCACGCGTGCATGATAAGCCAGCTGATCAAAGAATACGATTCTGTCGAAAGTGCAACCAGTTTAAACCACCTCGATGTCATCACTGTTCTGTGT GTGGGAGATGCATATTGAAAATGGATCATCATTGTGTTTGGGTCGTCAATTGTGTTGGGGCAAAAAACTACAAGTATTTCCTTCTTTTTATG TTTTATACATTTCTTGAGACAACTCTTGTCACTTTATCATTATTGCGTCTATTTGTGGCATTTTTTACCGACGACGGTGAAATAAATGAAACGCCAGGAACCCTTGTTGCTACTTTTGTTACATTTG TGTTGAACTTATCATTTGCATTGAGTGTTATGGGCTTCCTAATTATGCACATAGCATTGGTACTAGCCAATACCACCACCATTGAG GCATATGAGAAGAGAATTAATCCTAAATGGGAGTATGACCTTGGCCGAAAGAAGAACTTTGAACAG GTGTTTGGGATGGACAAGAAGTACTGGTTCATTCCGGCATACTCGGAAGATGATTTGAGACGCATGCCAGCGCTTAAAGGTTTAGAATACCCAACAAGACCCGATTTAGATGAGCTCCAGCAGCTGTAA